In a single window of the Coffea eugenioides isolate CCC68of chromosome 3, Ceug_1.0, whole genome shotgun sequence genome:
- the LOC113766396 gene encoding uncharacterized protein LOC113766396, with product MTAFYRKLVVVKNKLRVWNKEVFRNIGSRVKELEQEMRIAEMKYDTERNVTMKIAYHEARAAYMKQLAVECGFWRQKSRIKWIQEGDANRLSFRLWFGKGGQQTTSLVSLGDNANLLAVPTMSEVREVVFSISPDSAPGPDGFGSGFYQVCWEIIKDGLVAAIQDFFKGGWLPKGVTSTLIVLIPKIEGASRWQEFRPISLCNVSSKIISKLVSNRLNQLLPQLISPCQSGFVPGRQIMDNILLAQEHEKELDRRLEVPNLMLKLDMEKAYDRVEWSFLLFMLRSFGFQEPAVDLIFRLVANNWFSVLVNGEPAGFFRSTRGVRQGDPISPGLFILVAEFFGKGLHSLFQQDRHRFFQAGGITIPYLAFADDVLIFTRLERETLEVVRDFFSQYQRYSGQKINVAKSGFVCSSGVSETQLELVSSILGFQRQFLPMVYLGVPISRGRCSSMAFDGILAKVRARICHWSGKLLSMGGKLILIKHVLNSMPIYLLQVLKPPKAVLVALGRLFNAFLWDKSREDKRTHWASWEKLCFPTEEGGLGVRLLGDMVKALSFKLWWRLRQRGSLWSDFMFSKYIKDQHPLQVEVSRPSGTWKRLIGIREGAEAQISWTLGPGMVDFWLDTWCELGPLSALVPAERDRPHFLVAEFLGRGGWNRGRLLHWLPANLVDWIVEVPFDLEGQDQLLWAKSATGQFSVTAAWELCRQRRGAWPLTKMVWNKGAPAVWRRRNHCHIFSSLVQWRGKFGGILPCKCSALLQGPPEDIQLLWRRWATSLTHIPPHHIRCLLPLVVSWFLWRGRNKARFEGRSFSARGVIIEVSNYLHDLGRANMLDQVQFRGDQDCEWARLAVGKTRKRRPVVVIWEFPPSLCYKLNTDGSVVNDKASGGGVLRDSRGRVIFAFYKEFGEKGVLQAEALAVLEGLLLCGTRGLSGILVEVDSAVLVSLVKSSALGGWLHCNVIRRIRRLLDQLAMSFRHIFREANGVADGLAALQGCPSTVFNSPQLLPRQVRGRIAMDAAQVPAFRFVLE from the exons ATGACAGCGTTCTATCGCAAACTGGTGGTGGTGAAGAACAAGCTGAGGGTTTGGAACAAGGAGGTTTTTAGGAATATTGGCTCCAGGGTCAAGGAACTAGAACAGGAAATGAGGATAGCGGAAATGAAGTATGACACGGAGCGAAATGTGACAATGAAGATTGCTTATCATGAGGCTCGAGCGGCCTATATGAAGCAATTGGCTGTTGAGTGTGGTTTTTGGCGTCAAAAATCAAGGATTAAATGGATTCAGGAGGGGGATGCGAACAGGCTTTCTTTCAGGCTGTGGTTCGGCAAAGGCGGGCAGCAAACTACATCTCTG GTGTCTCTGGGGGATAATGCCAATTTGTTGGCAGTGCCAACAATGTCGGAGGTGCGCGAAGTGGTCTTCTCGATAAGCCCAGATAGTGCCCCTGGACCAGACGGCTTTGGGTCAGGATTTTACCAGGTTTGTTGGGAGATCATCAAGGATGGTTTGGTGGCTGCTATTCAGGATTTTTTTAAAGGGGGCTGGCTCCCCAAAGGTGTAACCAGTACTCTAATCGTGTTGATCCCCAAAATTGAGGGGGCTTCTCGGTGGCAGGAATTCCGGCCCATCAGTTTATGTAATGTTAGCTCCAAGATTATATCTAAGCTGGTGTCCAACAGGTTGAATCAGCTCCTCCCTCAACTGATCTCTCCTTGCCAGTCGGGCTTCGTCCCGGGTCGTCAAATAATGGATAACATTCTCCTGGCGCAAGAACATGAAAAGGAGCTGGACCGACGCTTGGAGGTTCCGAATCTCATGCTCAAGCTCGATATGGAAAAGGCATATGATCGAGTGGAGTGGTCCTTCCTCTTGTTCATGCTCCGATCGTTTGGCTTCCAGGAACCTGCAGTAGATTTGATCTTCCGGTTGGTGGCCAATAATTGGTTCTCAGTATTAGTCAATGGGGAGCCAGCTGGTTTCTTCAGGTCAACGAGAGGGGTCAGGCAAGGAGATCCAATCTCTCCAGGGCTCTTTATTCTAGTGGCCGAATTTTTTGGCAAAGGGCTGCATTCCTTGTTTCAACAAGATAGACACAGGTTTTTTCAGGCTGGGGGAATTACGATACCATATCTGGCATTCGCGGATGATGTCCTCATTTTTACCAGGCTTGAAAGGGAGACTTTAGAGGTGGTTAGGGATTTCTTCTCACAATACCAACGGTACTCAGGACAAAAGATCAATGTGGCGAAGAGCGGGTTTGTCTGCTCATCTGGGGTTTCAGAGACGCAGTTGGAACTGGTGTCTAGCATTCTGGGCTTTCAGAGGCAGTTCTTGCCGATGGTATATCTTGGTGTCCCCATTTCCCGTGGTCGTTGTTCATCTATGGCCTTTGATGGGATCCTTGCAAAAGTGCGGGCACGGATCTGTCATTGGAGTGGGAAGCTGTTGTCCATGGGGGGCAAATTAATTCTTATAAAGCATGTCTTGAATTCGATGCCGATATATCTCTTACAGGTGCTCAAGCCCCCCAAGGCAGTTTTAGTGGCCCTGGGCAgattattcaatgctttcttatGGGATAAATCCAGGGAGGATAAACGTACGCACTGGGCGTCTTGGGAGAAGTTGTGTTTTCCCACAGAGGAAGGGGGGTTAGGGGTTCGGCTGCTGGGTGACATGGTTAAAGCCTTATCTTTCAAACTGTGGTGGAGGTTACGCCAAAGGGGGTCCTTATGGTCGGATTTTATGTTCTCTAAGTATATTAAGGACCAGCACCCGTTGCAAGTGGAGGTTTCAAGGCCGTCTGGCACATGGAAGCGTTTGATTGGCATAAGGGAGGGGGCGGAGGCGCAGATTTCATGGACTCTGGGACCGGGCATGGTGGATTTCTGGTTAGACACCTGGTGCGAGCTGGGCCCCTTAAGTGCTTTGGTCCCGGCAGAGCGCGATAGACCACACTTTTTAGTGGCGGAATTCCTTGGTAGGGGGGGATGGAACCGGGGCCGGCTTCTACACTGGCTACCGGCCAATCTGGTGGATTGGATCGTGGAGGTGCCGTTCGACCTTGAGGGTCAGGATCAGCTCCTGTGGGCAAAGTCGGCGACGGGGCAATTTTCTGTAACTGCTGCGTGGGAACTGTGCCGGCAACGTCGGGGAGCCTGGCCACTGACTAAAATGGTTTGGAACAAGG GTGCTCCTGCTGTCTGGAGGAGGCGGAATCATTGTCACATCTTTTCGTCACTGGTCCAGTGGCGAGGGAAGTTTGGGGGCATTTTGCCATGTAAATGTTCGGCATTACTTCAAGGGCCTCCTGAAGATATTCAGCTGCTGTGGAGGAGGTGGGCCACTTCGCTGACTCATATCCCTCCGCATCATATTCGGTGTTTGCTGCCATTAGTGGTTTCATGGTTCTTATGGCGGGGCCGTAACAAAGCAAGGTTTGAAGGACGGTCTTTTTCGGCCCGCGGGGTTATCATTGAGGTTAGTAACTACTTGCACGACCTGGGAAGAGCAAATATGCTGGATCAGGTACAGTTCCGTGGTGACCAGGATTGCGAGTGGGCAAGGTTAGCAGTGGGTAAGACACGTAAACGGCGACCTGTGGTGGTAATATGGGAGTTTCCCCCGTCGCTGTGTTACAAGCTGAACACGGATGGGAGTGTGGTCAACGATAAGGCTAGTGGAGGAGGGGTGTTACGGGATTCGCGTGGTAGAGTTATCTTTGCATTCTATAAGGAGTTTGGGGAAAAAGGCGTTCTGCAGGCTGAGGCTTTGGCGGTTTTAGAGGGGCTCTTACTCTGTGGGACAAGGGGGTTATCTGGGATTCTAGTGGAGGTGGACTCGGCGGTCCTTGTGTCGTTAGTCAAATCCTCGGCACTGGGGGGTTGGTTGCATTGCAATGTCATAAGGCGGATTCGTCGTCTGTTGGATCAGCTTGCGATGTCGTTTAGGCATATATTCCGAGAGGCAAACGGGGTTGCAGATGGGTTAGCTGCTCTGCAGGGATGTCCGAGTACGGTTTTTAATTCTCCTCAGTTGTTACCGCGGCAGGTTCGGGGACGTATTGCTATGGATGCTGCCCAAGTCCCGGCCTTTAGATTTGTACTTGAGTAA